The region TTCCTCGGGCGCCGCCTGGAATCAGTGCGGTTTGAAGGATCGGAGCAGCGGCGCCGCTCGGAATGACATCTGATCGGAATGCACAATCAATTGCGGTAGCCGGTATGACACGAGACACGAAGCAGCCGCGGGGGCGAAATGCTCCCGCGGCTGCTGGCGGTTCGTACGTTCCTCGAGCCTCATCGCACCTCGATGGGCGCCGTCCAGCGGAACGGGCCCCAAGCCATCGCCAGCGTGCCGCGCCGGCCATCGATCGCGTCGATCGAGATGGTGAACTGCTCGACCGGCGGCGCCGACGTCCCGGTGGCCATCGGCGCGCGGCCGAGGTCGTGCGCGGGATTGTATCTCGTCCCCCACTGGCCGGTCTGGCGATTCACGATCAGCTCGGCGCCGCGCGCGTGGGGGATCGTCCACAGCGTGTACGTCCCCGCGGGGAGCGACAAGCCGGCGAGCGTGATCGGCGCGGACGTGGTGAACTGCGTCGCGGCGTTGGCGCCGGTGCGCCACACGCGGTCGTAGGGGATGACGTTGCCCAGCAGCACGCGCCCGCGCGCCAGCGGCCGGCCGTAGTCGACGGTGAACGCGGCGGCGCCGATGCGGGCGCGCACCGTGTCGCGCACGCTCAGCTGCCGGAACCCGCCGCCCCTCGCCTCCCGCGCCTCGAACCGCTCGGCCACGGCCCGCACGTCGGGCGGCGAGTCCAGGCGGCGCACGTCCACGAGATACGTCGTGCGGGCGCCGGAGTAGCGCAGCATCCGGTACGCGGTGTCGAACGCCGCCTCGCCGGTGCCGGACAGCCAGTCGTGCGTGATCTCCGCGCGGCCGCCGGGCAGGAGCCGCACGACGCCGTGCTGCAGCGGGAAATCGTCGAACTCCCGGTCGATGTGGAACTGCCGCATCCGCACGGTGTCGCCGGGCGCGCGGTGCGCCGCCGCGGCGCGCCGGAGCGCGGCGGCGAAATACAGCTCGTACAGGCTGTACATCTGCGGCACGGTCGCCATGGCCATGCCGCCGCGCGTGGCGAAGGCGCGCGTGACCGTGCCCGTGCTGTCGCGCTTGGAGATGCGCACTGAGTCCGCCGTCACCTCGGCCACCACCCGGCGCTCGCGCTGCGCGGCCGGGTCGCTCGGCGTGTGGATGTCCATCTCCAGGCGCCGGATCTCGCCGCCGGGGCCGAGCTCGATGCGGGTGTGACGCCGGCGCACGCGCGGGAACCGGTCCACCGCGTCGCTGGTGACGGTGTTCCCGCGGCGCGTCACGCTCTCCACCGAGACCGTGTCGCGGCCGAGGCGCGCGACGAACCCGTACTCCTCGGCCGGCGCGGCGCGGCCGCACGCGATGGGCAAGACCGCGACGAGGGCAATGGCGAAGCGTCTCATGGGGCAAGGGATGGCGGGAGATCGGGAACCGACGCGGGAAGGCCCGGGCAATCTTACGCGCCACATCGCAGCGCGTCACCAGGATTGTGGCGAGACACGCCCGGGCGTGACCAGGCGCGCGAACCACGGGACGAACGATCTACCCGCGCACGCAATGCTTGCCGGAACGGCGGGCGCGGATTTCTTTGGAAGATCAGGTCGGGCCTCATCTATCGACAGCATGAATGATCCTCATCCCGATCCTCGAAAGCGGCGACCCCCACCTCTTCTGATCGTTCCCCCCCCATTCGGAGGTGCACCATGCGTCCGTACCATCTCCCCCTGCTCCTCTGCGCCGCCTGCACGCCGGCGATGCGGGCGCCCGCCACTCCCGCGCCGGCCGACACCGGAAGGATCGCGGTGGACGGCGGCACGCTGTACTACGAGAGCCAGGGGAGCGGCCCGGCCGTGGTGCTGCTTCACGGCGGGCGGATGGACCTCAGATCGTGGGACGCGCAGGCCGGTGCGCTCGCGCCGGGCTTCCGCGTGATCCGCTACGACGCGGGGGGACACGGCCGCTCCACCGCGCCTCTGGACCCTCCCTCGCAGACGGAGCACGTCACCCGGGTGCTGGACCACCTGGGCGTGCAGAGGGCGCACGTGGTGGGGCTGTCGATGGGCGGGGGCGCGGCGCTCGACTTCGCGTTCCGGCATCCCGAACGCGTGGAGAGCCTGGTGCTCGTCTCCACCAGCGGTCCTCCTCCCGGCATCCCGGTCGACTCGAACGCCGTGCTGACCCATCCCGCCGGCCGGCGGCGGCTTGGTGCGCTGCCGATGCCTCGCCTGCTGGTGGTGGGAGAACGGGACTCGCCGGGTGTGCTCGCCGCCGCCCAGGCGGTGCGGAACGAGGCTCCCGGCGTGGAGGTGGCGAGCATCCCCGGAGCGCACCTGCCCAACCAGGATGCTCCCGAGGCGTTCAACCAGCTGCTGCTGCGCTTCCTGAGGCGTTGACCGGGTACGTCGACCCGTGCCGCGACGCATCGTTATATTGGACGTGGCGACACACTCCTGATCGGACTCACGAATGCGCTCTCGATCCCTTCGCCGGCACCACGAGCTTCGCGTCAAGCGCCGGGTAGCCGATTACTACGGCGGCTACGCGCGCGACGATGCCCGGCACCGCGGCAAGATCGCGCACACGCGCCGGCTGTGCTCCTGCCCCATGTGCGGCAACCCGCGCCGCCACTTCGGCGAGACGACGCTGCAGGAGCGGCGCGCCGACCTCGGCCGCCGCGAGGCCGAGCTCTGACGCCGCGTCCGTAGCTCAGACTGAGTCCACGTGAAAGTATGGGTGCGTCCGACTGGATCGCGTGCCGACGCGGTTATAGATCCTTCGGCCTGCAAGCTCTTACACAGATGTTGATTACAGTCTGGCCGGCCTCAGGATGACGTCGGTGCAGGATCGCGTGGGTGCATCAACCGAATTCCCGGATTCGTATCATGTAGAGAAGGCGGGGTCGGCTCCGACTAGGGGATGCAAGGCTGCGACAGCATCCCGAAAACCCAGTCAGGAGACGACCCATGGCCACCACGCAGCGCATCAGCCCCTGCCTCTGGTTCGCGGACCAGGCCGAGGAAGCCGCCCGCTTCTACACCGGCATCTTCCCCAACTCGCGCATCACGGCCGTCACGCGGTACGGCTCCGGCAGCCCCGAGAAGCTCGGCCGGCCGGAGGGATCGGTGATGACCGTGGCGTTCGAGCTCGACGGGCACGCGTTCACGGCGCTGAACGGCGGGCCGGTGTTCACCTTCAACGAGGCCATCTCGCTGCAGGTGCACTGCGCCACGCAGGAGGAGATCGACCACTACTGGGAGAAGCTGTCCGAGGGCGGCGATCCCGATGCCCGGCAGTGCGGCTGGCTGAAGGACCGGTACGGCGTCTCGTGGCAGGTCGTCCCCAACTTCCTGGACGAGATCTTCGAAGACGCGGGCTCGCCCGGAACCGAGCGCGCGATGAACGCCCTGCTGGGGATGAAGAAGCTCGACATCGCCGAGCTGCGCGCCGCCTACGCCGGCGCGTGATCCACGGCGGACAAAGGGCTCCGGCGCGAACCCAATCGCGTCGGAGCCCTGCGTCGCTCGACGGCCGGGTTGCTTCCATCAGCCCTTGCGCCGCTTGCCCGTCCCGCCTGAGCTTTGGAAGTGCGCTCTTGCACCGTCTACCAACTGGATACGAAGCGTGAGGAGACGCCGATGAAGAAGTTGCTCCAGCGGATCCGCGGCGCGATCGGAATCGGCCTGACGTGGGCGGCGGGATGGGCGCCGATCGGCGCCGTCACCGGCTGGATCACCGCCTCGCTGCTCCACTTCCCGATGGGCACCGTCATCACCAACTACGCGGTGACGTTCGGCGTGCTGGGCTTCGTCGGCGGGACGATCTTCTCCACCGTCCTCAGCCTTGCCGAGGGCCGCCGCAGCTTCGACCAGCTTTCGTTGCCGCGATTCGCCGCGTGGGGGGCGGTGGGAGGCCTCGTGCTCGGCGGGCTTTCCGCTGCCGTAGGTCTCCTTGGTGCCGGGCTGACGATCCAAGGCGCGGTGATGGCGGGGGCCGCGGCGCTGCTGGGCGCGGGCTCCGCCGCCGGCATGCTCGTCATCGCCAGGGCGGCGCAGGGGCAGGCGCTGCCGCGCGGAGATGTCGCGCGCGGACGGCTGACCGGCGACGCGCGCGGGCTCCTCGGCAACGCGGAGTGAGC is a window of Longimicrobium sp. DNA encoding:
- a CDS encoding DUF2911 domain-containing protein, with product MRRFAIALVAVLPIACGRAAPAEEYGFVARLGRDTVSVESVTRRGNTVTSDAVDRFPRVRRRHTRIELGPGGEIRRLEMDIHTPSDPAAQRERRVVAEVTADSVRISKRDSTGTVTRAFATRGGMAMATVPQMYSLYELYFAAALRRAAAAHRAPGDTVRMRQFHIDREFDDFPLQHGVVRLLPGGRAEITHDWLSGTGEAAFDTAYRMLRYSGARTTYLVDVRRLDSPPDVRAVAERFEAREARGGGFRQLSVRDTVRARIGAAAFTVDYGRPLARGRVLLGNVIPYDRVWRTGANAATQFTTSAPITLAGLSLPAGTYTLWTIPHARGAELIVNRQTGQWGTRYNPAHDLGRAPMATGTSAPPVEQFTISIDAIDGRRGTLAMAWGPFRWTAPIEVR
- a CDS encoding alpha/beta fold hydrolase gives rise to the protein MRPYHLPLLLCAACTPAMRAPATPAPADTGRIAVDGGTLYYESQGSGPAVVLLHGGRMDLRSWDAQAGALAPGFRVIRYDAGGHGRSTAPLDPPSQTEHVTRVLDHLGVQRAHVVGLSMGGGAALDFAFRHPERVESLVLVSTSGPPPGIPVDSNAVLTHPAGRRRLGALPMPRLLVVGERDSPGVLAAAQAVRNEAPGVEVASIPGAHLPNQDAPEAFNQLLLRFLRR
- a CDS encoding VOC family protein yields the protein MATTQRISPCLWFADQAEEAARFYTGIFPNSRITAVTRYGSGSPEKLGRPEGSVMTVAFELDGHAFTALNGGPVFTFNEAISLQVHCATQEEIDHYWEKLSEGGDPDARQCGWLKDRYGVSWQVVPNFLDEIFEDAGSPGTERAMNALLGMKKLDIAELRAAYAGA